The Prosthecobacter fusiformis sequence CCTCACCATAATGATCAATTCAGCGGTAGCTTGAATATTAAGATTCTTTAATGATGAGAAATGTCACCACCTGCCTGCTCTGTTTTGTCGCAGCGCTTCTTTGTTCCTGCTCTTCATCCGGAAGCAAGGTGAAGTCTCAAAAGGGCACACGCATCACAGCCGTGCGCACGACTGCTTATACGCATAGTGAGTCCGACCATATTCAGTATGGTGCGCGTACGGCGGTGGGCTCCCAGTTGAAATACGGCAGTGTCCTCCGCAGCGCAGCAGCAGACTGGTCTGTGTATCCGGTCGGCACTATCTTCCAGATTGAAGGCACGCCTTACATTTACCAGGTGGATGATTATGGCTCCGCGCTGGTGGGCACCAATACCATCGATATTTATCAGCCTACGAAAGCCCACATGAATGCCTGGGGCGTGCGCAATGTAAACATCCGGGTTCTCCGCTGGGGCTCCAAGTCCAAAAGCCTAGCCATCATG is a genomic window containing:
- a CDS encoding 3D domain-containing protein, which encodes MKSQKGTRITAVRTTAYTHSESDHIQYGARTAVGSQLKYGSVLRSAAADWSVYPVGTIFQIEGTPYIYQVDDYGSALVGTNTIDIYQPTKAHMNAWGVRNVNIRVLRWGSKSKSLAIMKDRTKYDHVRKMVQRLQRS